The Aquila chrysaetos chrysaetos chromosome 7, bAquChr1.4, whole genome shotgun sequence DNA segment GTGATGTTCCCATCTCACCAGAATGCTTTGAGGATGAGTAGATAAGGGATGGCCTGCATGTTCAGATGCCACAGACAAGActaattttcagtaaaactgcaCTGCTAAATAGTTGCCATCTCAGAAAGGGTTGATTCCAGTGGAGGGTTTCAAAGCAACAGCACTTTAGTAGTCTttggaaaagaaggaacaaTACAAATACAACATCATAATAAGCTGTGTTTGTTACTGCCTTATACACTGCTAAAactaagacagaaaaaaaggcagctcttGCTCCAAGCTTGAAAATTCATATACCAACAACCTTGGTATATGTTGAAATTGGTAAtcacaaacagaacaaacaaataCTGTAAgtaacttcaaaaagaaaaagaaggagcaCGTACAGAATTAACATCCCGCTTACATGCACTGCattagcacaaaaaaaaaataatcatgagaATACAGTAAATATTCTACAAGGTATGTATGACAAAATCTTTAATAGTATCTTATCTATGGAAGGGTTACAGAATACTCTCTCTCATAATTAAAACTCTATCTTTCATTATATTCACATTGCCTAACACAACAGGACCTCAGTCATACTCTCAAGTACTACTGTCATTTAAACCAAAAACTTATTTGGAATAGTAGTAATAGTAAAAACTTCCTGCATATCTGTACtggaaattcacatttttttccacattgtaAGTATGCTAAATAAGGAAAGCAAGACACAAACGCAAAAATAAGTAACTGATACACTATACTTAAATCCTAAAAGCCaatcctgtaaaaaaaaaaaaaaaaaaaaacaaccccaccccaaaccaagaaaaaataaacaacaacaaaaaacccacacaaaacaccccccgccaaaaaaaccaaaaccaccaccctcccataaaacacaaaaccaagaaaacataTAGTGCCAAgtgttacacagaaaaaaaacaaccagttTAACAAACTATTTGAAGGTATACTGTAGCATTGTGGGATTCACAGGTTAACTAAAACAGtgcaaattaaaggaaaaaaaaaccaacaaaaacagtAAGTACACCCACATTTATTAAGTTAGAGGTAGCACAATTACTTTTCCCCCCAGAGGTCACAGACCTCACAATAAAGTACGGAGatgcaaaaaaatccaagcaggCTCGACTTACTCCTGTAAAACGACAGTGCTTCTCCATGGATGTATCCATGCATATTTCAGGACAATTATTACTTTCCTatcaaaatgctaaaaatgttAAAGTTCTGCTACAAATGCAAGGCAATGACAATTCCTGGACACATCAGACTCCTAAACCATTATAAACAATAAGGAAAATGAGGAATCTAAcattatggaaataaaataatttaaaaaatatgtattagttTTCAACCTCTGACCTCTTGAAGAGTCACGTACCATTTTCGAAGGTTCATGAAaaagtaataagaaaaatatatagagATGGTTGAATATGTATGTGATTACTATAAATCACTGAGTGctatttctttcaatttcttaCGGACTCGACTcttaagcagaattttttttaatttttattttttagaagtCTACAAAttgaaaaaggctgaaaaaaaactCAAAGACTGATGTAACAAATTCCATCACAGGGAACCTTCTGAAAGACTAGGACATAAAAAACACTCTACATTGCATAGATGTTAGACACCAGTGTATAAAGAACATCTAAGGGTGTCTGACACCGGTAAACGTATTGCttctaaaaacatttaacagaaTAATTGACGCCAGTGTTAAATTCTAACTCAGCCAGTGCTAAAAGACCAATGAACAATTTTACATTAAGAGAGCACCATCCTTCTCTAATATTGATTTTGTgaccataaaaatgaaacaacctTCTCTTTCTAATGATTCAATCATGCCATGGTGAACcaacagtgaagaaaagctTCCTTGTTCTAACCAATGACAGCAGACATTATCAATTATACCCCACAAAAATTACACATGTGCAAAAAAGCTCATCATTTGCAACAGTACTGGCAGCAGAAACATCACCACAGGGTAGACTAGCTGCAAACACAGACCCTTTAGGCTGCACATCATACCTTTGTCTATGAAGAAATACAGCTGCTAAAAATCTTAACCCCAGAAAGCAACCCCTGGCCTCCAAGCAAATAGAGCAGACTGGCCCAGATCCTACTGCTTAGGGCTAAACCCCCTATGACAGCGTGCCTGCATTCACACTGCATGACTGTGGCACTATAGGGCACACTGAAGCCTCAAAACACACATCTTTTTGATGAAGTCATGTTTTCAGTTCAAAGGTCCCAAACTCTGCAAATGCTATGGCAGAATAGTGTTTTCGTAGCTGGATGCCAAAAATGTGTATGTCCTGAAAGAGTGCAGGGctcactgaaaaggaaatggaggaCTATGCAGCGCAGAAGAACGTAGCTTGTTGTGCTCTTATTGACCAAGCCTGTAAATAACAGTGCTTATTAGGGACTATCTTGAGAACTATATAGGAGTTAACTCTCTCATGGTGGTAACTGTTTCATGCCAAAAGCAAGCCCAGAAACGAAAGTATGTAACAGCGTGGATGATCAGGAGAGGATTCCAGAGCAAACCAAACACCAAGTTATTTGACAAAGCAGACGTACCACCTCTCTGTGCATTATCTGGATCAATTCTACCACACATCTTTTAGATGTAAGGACCATCTTTCATCTTACACGGATGCCTTTGCACACACAAGTGATTTTTAGAACAAATCAATAATTACAAAGAGTTAAAGAGTCAATACTTACCAATAACACTTAACTGAGCCGAACACAAAATAATAACTAAGAACAGCAACGCTATGATGATAGCCCTTTCCACTAGAAGAAACCATGATCCTAGagaacaaacaaagaaaaatggcagaaagaaaacaaaaactgaggTTATTAGCTTTACATTTATTGCTCCTTTTAGGCTATGCTCTAGATTACTCAATACTGTATGTAATAGTTAACATTAAGAGTATAATAGGTTAAGAAAGCTATGATTTATACCCATGTATTTTTCACTCTGATCTTATATGTGACaatcttttttcagtatttctagtTACCCTAACATTTTCCAAACTGGAGGTCTTAACCTCCACTGGAGCAGAGGATATGTTTATGCTATTGTCTGATAGTACAACCTAGTTAGCTTGTGGAACTACAAACAGCACAGTAGATCAGAAAAACAGTGTATTTAGGCTAAGCAGGAAAGATAGGAAAAGTTCAATTTAGTGCTTCCCCAGCTATCCTATTCTACCTCCAACTGCTGTGATCCCTGAAGAAATCCAGATGTGTGATAAGGAATACAGGAGCTAACTTAAATGAGAAGGAAACAGTACTTTGTTAATTTCAGAAATCACACATTTTCCTTTAGGTCTTGCCACCATCATCCACTTAGCCTTTTTTCTCCGCCTGCATCTTGGATGCCTTAGGCTGTTCAGTCATTCGTGCTGTAAGACCATGTAAGCCACCTTCCAacataaaattctgaaaatatctcCACTGAACTAGAAAATGCAGTTGATTCTTGCATCTCTGCTTGTAACTTCATTTAGACTCGCTCAGTGAAATCCAAAGTCTCCATTTCTTACATTATACTTGCCACCATCCCTCTGCTTGCACGCTTGCTTCCAAAGAAATTTCTAATCTTCATTTAGATGCATACTCCTTGCACTTACTCTCcatatttaaaagctgtatcGGCAGCTCCAGAAACATGGAATTAAGTAGCAATACCTCACAACTTTCAAAGTCAAGTAAATACCTTGAGGACGGTTTTAAATTCACAAATTCCTCTCTtacccctcccctccctgggcaAGGTGTCACAGAAGAAGCTATTGTGGTTATAACATAAATACAAGGAAATCACAACATacacttgtcctggtttcgacTAGGATAGAGTTCTTTTTCTCTAAGACTAAAGACTTTCTCTAAGACTAAATTACTAAGAAGAATAATCatcttcttagtagctggtacagtgtgttttggttttagtgtgagaataatgttgataacacactgatgtttcagttgttgctaagtagtgcttatcctaaggtaaggatttttcagtttcccgtgctttgccagcaagcaggtgtacaagaagctgggagggagcatggccaggacagtTGACCTGagctagccaaagggatattccataccatagaacgcCATGCTCAGTTTATAACTGGgtggagttggctgggaggggcagatGGCAAGCGACTGCATTGTGgatcacttgtcttttcttgggttttttttgtttgaatattccctttttaattattattattggtggtggtgttatattttattttactgtagttattaaattgttattatctcaacccacaagttttaccttttttttttttttttttttctctgattctcctccccgTCCCACTAGgaagggggaggagtgagtgagcagctgcatggtgcttagttgctggctggggttaaacaacGACAATactaaaggcagaaaaatggaGGAGTATCTGCCAGCTTCCTTATCGGCAAAAGCAGCCTAAATTAATTAACTGTTTAAAGGAAGgctttttgcttcatttgcattttcaaaaaagcaacTAATATTGAACAGTAACTTCAATGCACAGTTGCCATTCTCCAGATAAGCCAAATCCTACAGGCAAATCACAGCAATGCTGTTCAATGTCACTGAGAATTATTAATGAACTGAAAGTATCTGCAAGCAGAGACTCTAAGCAGCTTCACTTCTTCTGTAGCATTTCCAGATGACGCTACCAGGTAttacaaatagaagaaaagcagctatAAAGCCTGGTATCTGCTAGGACTTCAGCATGCAACATGGAACCACATACGGTCCAGTCTCAAGAGTCTGAAAACACTTCCTGTATGGAAATGCTTGCAATGCTGCTGGTACATGCAACATGCAAATAAGGGAAACAGCTGAACACATTTTCCTGGTAATACATTTCCCTTACTCTGGTGCTTTATAGCAATAAACTACTGGTGAAAAGTACTATTTTGAGAGCCAATATAAGGAAGTCTGTTCTCAAACTAACAGGAGAGACTTCCagacatgggggggggggggggggggggggcggggaagggaaggggaggggaggggaaggggaaaaaggaaaggaaacaggggaggaagagaggggaggaaagaggaaaagagaaaagaggggagaaaagagaaaaagaggaaaagaaaagaaaaaggggaaactTTATAGTCACTCTCCTGTGAAGATAACTGATCAGGAAAGAGTGTGCCCCAAGACGAGGGCACTGGCACAGAAATCTTGCTCACTCTGCTACCCACTTCCTAGGTGAATCCAGGAATTCTGTAAAGTGAGATGGAGAATAGTTGGCTCTTATAAGACTATCTTTGCAAAAGCATCAATTGGAACATATTAGAAGTGACAGCATGAATTCATTGCTTGGAAATGACAGAGTGAAGACTGGTACAGGATTTCCATTATTCACTAACCCTTTTCAAAACCAACTTGCTACACTTTCTTCTATCAGCTTATTATCTCAAGAGTCTCTTTAGAACACTGAggaacaaacaacaaaaagttatgcagaaaaatttaaagagaGAATAAGCGACTGTTTTACCTTCAGCTAAACCCTCAAACATTAAGACtaagttttacattttctagCATATACCCTCAAACCTAATGTGACCTCTCAACTATAAGTTCTTCACCAaccacatttttcctttggtgttGGGGTATTTTCCTCGCCGCAACTGACaactagaaaatgaaattagaaaaattacATCAGTTTCCTGCTTTGTAGTCTTTATACCACTTTCAAAATTCTAAACAcatagaaagtaaaaataaaacaataaaacttgCAAATGGTACTTGATTCTATTACACCCTCCTCTTCTAGAGCTTAACACTGAATGGCAAACACAGTCCAAAAATGTTGAGTAAGGAAGAAGCTataagagaaggaaggaagctGCCTATACCTCTTCCCCTGTTTTTGCAGTGTTCTAAGAACCGAATGATTTTGTAGCACCCTCACCCTTTCAGTGGCTGCGCCCCTCTGAATCCATTTCAAGATCACATTGTTTTGCAGTGTATATAGTTAACTTAATAATTAGACCCAACTGTGAATTACACAGATGTTTGCAGCAGGACACAAGTAACATCTGTTTGAGCTTCAtaattttaatgacaatttCAAAAACTAATAGGAAAAACATTCTAGGACAATTCTACAGTGCACAGGTAAGACTCCATGTGCTACACATATGTAACACATTCAGTGCTTCTGAGAAGCTTTCCAGAAGCAAGAAGCAAGTCTCCTGTGCAGAACAGATAAACAATACACACATACGTTCAGTGAAACTGTCCCTTCTGCAGAATACTAGACAGACTGCACACGTACAGCAGATCCCATTATTCAATAGCTGAGGCGCTAGAGCACATGGGCTGCATCTGACAAGATAAGGTAAAATGGCTCACTAAATGAGAAATTCATCGCTCAGTCaccattattttaaacactgtCTTCTGAGGACAACATTTAATGCTAGATAACTGTAACAAGTTACCATCTAGTAGTAGCATTTTCAACCTCACTGGAAAACTGCATGCCTTCAGATCAAGTTTTAGAGCTCTTATACAGAATTTCCATTAGTTCTATCTGTAACTTTTCCAGCATAGCTAAAGACTGCAAGATGCaattcttcacagaaaagatCTCTGCAGTCACTGTGATGGATGTATACGTCTCAGTATTACAAAGATATTAGGAATATGTTTCAGTGTGTAATGCAATAACATGAGGATGCTGAAAATATCACCAACTATATAATCTGAAAGATGTGGGAAAGCACAGACTTTACTGTATTAGACAAGTGATCTTCAGACATcattacagaatgaaaaaatgtgttcagaTCTTTCCCACAGAAGCACTCCCCTATAACTTAATCCAAAATAACTCATATTAGCATTCAAGTTAGAAGGCATGGGTGctacattttttgtattttcaatttaaagtAATATATTGTCATActcatgatttttctctttcccataagattttgcttgttttctctcccaACAGGTTCTAAAACAATGGCAGACAACTCACCTGAGTGCTTTCTAAGTTCAACTcttgtttctccttctctgtttgATTCTGTTACTTCACAACTGTAATTTCCAACATCTGCTTCTGCGCTGTTAAGCATTAGAGAGGCAATACCCTTGGGTAAATCCGCCCGAGATACCAAGTTAGCTGACGGAACCGCTGGATCTCTGAAAAACTCCTGTCTTGCtccatcaaaagaaaaaattacttttccttgttttttccatGTAACAAACATGACATTTGCATTGTTCTCCTTTAGATTAGTCACATAGCAAGGTAACACGACAGTTTTATTACAGTCAGTTTTTTCAACAACATCTGTCACACTAAATATCAACTGGGCAGAacctataaagaaaaatgaaaattaacacattcagaattatttcttaatatacaagagaaggaaaaaagaattacaaCATGTGACttgggaaaacagaacaaactctCCCACGAAAACACAAAATAGAACCATGCTTTAAGGGAgtaacaaaagaaggaaaaaaggcatcATTATTATTCTATCACAGCCCCTCTACACAGACTTAGCCATTCTCACACCCATTTAATGTACGGATACCATAACCTGTCATAAATTAAAGTAAGAAAACTTTGGGCTGCCACTTCCTTGGACACTTCCCCTAAAATGCCATATGCAGAAATACTACATTAAGGCCTGGTTTCTGCAAAGCATACACTAACATTAATCACAGGCTGTCCCACTGATGTTCAGATTTTTGCTGCTGATCACACAGGTATCTAAAACCAGAGGTCCAGGCATCAGCTCCACACAAGTATCCTTTACAGTTCGTTAAggacacagggaaaaaattCTACTTTTACACTTTTGagagaaggcaggcagggcagcttAGTCAAAGGTTTTTTATGTGTTCCTTCTTATCTCTGAAGGTGGAGCCAAATGCCCATAGGTTTAGATAGTTTCTTgcaaattctcttttcctttccgATGGAGGAGGTGCACACACAATACTATATATTAAATAAGATTATTACTTACTTTGTATTTGAGTGTATACACAATAGAATTGAAAATGGATAATTTGTAACAATAAACAACCTGTGTTGTAAATCATTGTGATTAATGCTAATAACAATTATCATTCAATGCAGGTAATGAAAAAATCACCACAACACAGGACTATCTTATCACTGTTGGTTTTTACCATTTCCCTCCCACATTGCAccacagttttaaaacagacaGTAGTATTGACTGACCACTGTTTCAAGAAAGACCTAAATCTTATGCTGAGATTTTATTGGAAATGAAGATCTATTCATCAGTTCCTGAGAACACCGAAAATTATAATATCAGTATTTAAATTACACCAGGAACCAGAAGAGGTTAATTAAACTAGCTTGACTGCAAAATACGAAGGCTttgaatcttttattttctttatctttccttGTTTGTGTGAAATTGTAACTTAGTTTAATAGCTGTCATAATAGCTATTACTCTCCGAAGTCCCAGTGGAATTAATCATTCAAAATGCTTGACTATATCCACCTGAGAAAACCAAATATGGGAAAAGATATGTACTGTAAAACAAGACCACAACCCTAATACTGTAAGCACACAGACTTACAAACTGGAGTAGCTCCAGTGACTTCAGAGGAACCACTGGTATTCACATGTATAAACCAGTTCGGAATTGTGATATGTATTTGATGACTAAATTCAGTTAGGggaaagggagggcagggaccaATAAAAGTTGTGTCACTTTTTGCAGTAGcccatttttttcaaagcaagagTCTCAGatcaaatttaaaaagcactgatCTTTGAAACATTGCTTTAATATTCTCACACAAGTCACTGGATTACTACTGAATATCAAAAGCTTATAATAAGCTGACTCTATATGTATTATGCATGACAGCACTTTacaatgaagaaagaattgTTCTCTGGTTTACTCAttgtgctgcatttttaaactgtacctcaaaaaataaaagtaacaaaagcagaacaaaaggaaactgTACCCAAACCTGAAACTATGccctaataaaaaataaatgcacacaATTAAAAGCTGTAGTGCTTCAGTGGTTCttcatgaaataaatttcacatgttttattttaacccTACCTCACAATAAAAGGCTTCTGAGCGTGtggttgttggggtttgggtttttttctcctttagagCTAGCACATTTACATTTCGTAGGAAGAATTATTCACCACTGTCTCCATTTCACTGAGAAAGTTAATTTTCAACTAAAGGAAGCAACTATACTTCCAAATATTtaccaaagcaaataaaaccacCGTCTTGAACGAATTAAAACAAATTGATCACAATTTTCTCCCTAGTATTAGCATAGACTGGTAGGGAGATGTAAATTACTGATTCCAGCGGTTTGCTGTTGTGTAGTCTATGAGAGCTGGCATATTTTGCCTGAAGCCAATTAAGAAGTACTCATGTGAACTGCTCCACCAGCAGAGTGCTGGGGAAATAACAAGCAGGCTGCAGACAGGCACCAGCAGAAGCACACAGACAAATACCTGCGGGTTTTGTCCTCTGCAAATCTGACTGCTTTAGTAGAAGAGCCTGCGTAGCTGCTATCTCACTAAAGGGAACCTGACTGCTTACTACAGGTATTTCCACTATCAACTTCCGACATTCTTCTTGTCGTATGAGGAAGTCATCAGAACCCTTTGGCAATAGTTCCCAGCTTCTGCAGGCAGTAGACTACTAGGTGGACTCCTAGCCTCAAACTTTTTCATGGATTATCAGCTCAGAGGTGTCACATTAAGGTGACAATTTTAGAGCCTTATACTAAGCATTTTGGGGGGCCTCCTTCTGAAGAATATGCAGTTGTGAAGCTGCCACAGAAAGGCTGTTTCAAATGATATATACAGTGCAAATTTGGGAATAGAGCACATTATGGTAAAATTGGCTAAACTTGGTAGTTGCACCTGATGGACACCTGCATTTCTCACTGACTACAAAACATGCTAGGGCACTCAGCATTTAAGGCAGTCTACTGCTAACTCAGGTCAGACATGAAGTTAGGTACCAGCTTTGAATACGCAGGTTTAGATGTGCTGCTTACTGACAGAACAATCTATCATTTGCACTTCAGTGAAagtgctgtaatttttttaacgctccccccccccccccaagtttcTTCTCgaggcacagaaaaataagaagttaGATTGCGAGATGTCTTACACATCAGCAACACCCaaactttttttaacatcaaGAAATGCCGTCAACCCTAGAAACTGAACAACAAACCATCAGTTTGACCACCGTCGTTTCTCCGAGACAGCACATTAAGCTAAGCTGCTCTAACGCTACGAGGCACAAGAAGACGAGGAGCTTTGCGCTGCTCACGGcgtccctcctctcccccgcAACTTCTGCAAGAAGCAACCCACCCCCAAACCCGGGGAGGACGAGGAAAGCGGCATGGCGTGGGGCTGGAGGACGCCCGCCCCAGCGGGTGGCGAGCTACAGCTAAGCAGACCGCAGCCCCCCACGCGCCTGCTGCCACCGCGGCCGCTCGGCGGTCACCAGCCACAGTCGGGAGCTCCGGGCAGGGGCGGTGCGAGCCTCCGCGCCGAGCggagggagctgcagcccccccgcccccgcaaCCGCGGCGGCAGGGCGGGCTGGtgccgctccgctccgctcgcCCCGCGGGACCGGCCGCCTCGCGACCCGTCCCGCCCCGCCTCGTGTcccgtccgccccccccccccgtactcccccccccgccgccaggGCGACACCCGCCCCTCCCTTTCCCGCGTGCCCAACGGCTGCGCGGGCCAGGGAAGGCGGCGGCTCCGGCCTCCTTCCCTCACACCGCCCTCGCCCCCCGGGGCCTCGCCTGCACCAGAGCCCCTtgggaggccggggggggggggggacacacggtGTCTCGGGCCCAACTGCCGCGGGCCCAGCCGCAGGGGCCGGACGAcgcggggaggggagagaaagagagagcgCGGCGAGAACTCACCGGCGCCCACGGCGCTGAGCAGCACCCAAGCGGCCAGCGGCCACatggcggagcggcggcggggagcgcggccAAGGCAGCCCGACGGCCTCCGGAGCTGGTCGCCGCAACGGGCGGCTCGGCGcagggggggggcggggcagggcggggcgCCCGGGGGCGGAGGGGGCGTCCCGCCGCCGCTGATTGGCTGCCGGCCCTCGCTCCTCGCCCCCGCCGCGCCGTGACGGCGAGGCCCGCCTGCCGCGGCCGTTAAGCGCCCGGCTCCCTGCCCCCGCGCCCGGCCGTTCCCGGCAGCGCGGGGTGTCGCCGAGGGCCGGGGCGCAGGGGACGGGCTCGGCGCCAGGGGCGGGGAGCTGGCCCcgcttccttccccctcccggGGAGACCAGAGCAGCCGGTGGGAGTGGCTTCCACAAAGCTcgggtttggggtttttaagtGGTTCTGAGGGCACGCGTTCCTTGACCGCTTGAGCTCTGGGGTCGCGGTGTTCCGTTCCTCTCCGCACAGCACAGAGCCGAAGGTCGTGGTTTTGAGTCACGGCTGAATAAAATGGCTGACTAACATGGCCGGGGCTGCCAGGAGGAAGGTGCCGAGTCCAGTAAAAGGGGAAGCGTTGACCGGGTGGCTCCCGCTTCCCCTCACGAAGCGGCTCCCCGATCGCTTCAGTGATTTCGGGCGCGCTCAAAACCCGCTtcggggcggggtggggggctgtCCCCTCCCGCCAGCAACCGAAACCCGACCTTCGCTCCGCGTTGTGCGGCGGCTGCCCGAacgggggggcgggagggggagaggcggcggcggccggttTCGCTTTCCGTCCCCGTTTCCCGTTAATCGCCTGACATCGCAGTCAGTAATGTAAGTAATGCGGGGGAGGAGAACGGagggcttcctcct contains these protein-coding regions:
- the CD47 gene encoding leukocyte surface antigen CD47 isoform X5, whose amino-acid sequence is MWPLAAWVLLSAVGAGSAQLIFSVTDVVEKTDCNKTVVLPCYVTNLKENNANVMFVTWKKQGKVIFSFDGARQEFFRDPAVPSANLVSRADLPKGIASLMLNSAEADVGNYSCEVTESNREGETRVELRKHSVVSCGEENTPTPKEKCGSWFLLVERAIIIALLFLVIILCSAQLSVIALKYEIVPKKKTGILVASFIFTVAAVVGTVLFVQGGYTAQNQAGLGLIVVPAVILVPLQYLMFGIVFESLQQATFALIGLQILGYVIAVVGFALCVSACPPLHGSVVIAGLAIMAIANLLSLAYVFIMGLQSYVMCEKYTVVDTPWP
- the CD47 gene encoding leukocyte surface antigen CD47 isoform X7, whose translation is MWPLAAWVLLSAVGAGSAQLIFSVTDVVEKTDCNKTVVLPCYVTNLKENNANVMFVTWKKQGKVIFSFDGARQEFFRDPAVPSANLVSRADLPKGIASLMLNSAEADVGNYSCEVTESNREGETRVELRKHSVVSCGEENTPTPKEKCGSWFLLVERAIIIALLFLVIILCSAQLSVIALKYEIVPKKKTGILVASFIFTVAAVVGTVLFVQGGYTAQNQAGLGLIVVPAVILVPLQYLMFGIVFESLQQATFALIGLQILGYVIAVVGFALCVSACPPLHGSVVIAGLAIMAIANLLSLAYVFIMGSRMKDHPRPGMQKE
- the CD47 gene encoding leukocyte surface antigen CD47 isoform X6, whose protein sequence is MWPLAAWVLLSAVGAGSAQLIFSVTDVVEKTDCNKTVVLPCYVTNLKENNANVMFVTWKKQGKVIFSFDGARQEFFRDPAVPSANLVSRADLPKGIASLMLNSAEADVGNYSCEVTESNREGETRVELRKHSVVSCGEENTPTPKEKCGSWFLLVERAIIIALLFLVIILCSAQLSVIALKYEIVPKKKTGILVASFIFTVAAVVGTVLFVQGGYTAQNQAGLGLIVVPAVILVPLQYLMFGIVFESLQQATFALIGLQILGYVIAVVGFALCVSACPPLHGSVVIAGLAIMAIANLLSLAYVFIMGSRMKDHPRPGVCRAM
- the CD47 gene encoding leukocyte surface antigen CD47 isoform X2, producing the protein MWPLAAWVLLSAVGAGSAQLIFSVTDVVEKTDCNKTVVLPCYVTNLKENNANVMFVTWKKQGKVIFSFDGARQEFFRDPAVPSANLVSRADLPKGIASLMLNSAEADVGNYSCEVTESNREGETRVELRKHSVVSCGEENTPTPKEKCGSWFLLVERAIIIALLFLVIILCSAQLSVIALKYEIVPKKKTGILVASFIFTVAAVVGTVLFVQGGYTAQNQAGLGLIVVPAVILVPLQYLMFGIVFESLQQATFALIGLQILGYVIAVVGFALCVSACPPLHGSVVIAGLAIMAIANLLSLAYVFIMGSRMKDHPRPGKAVEEPLNDAKGVMLE
- the CD47 gene encoding leukocyte surface antigen CD47 isoform X1, whose protein sequence is MWPLAAWVLLSAVGAGSAQLIFSVTDVVEKTDCNKTVVLPCYVTNLKENNANVMFVTWKKQGKVIFSFDGARQEFFRDPAVPSANLVSRADLPKGIASLMLNSAEADVGNYSCEVTESNREGETRVELRKHSVVSCGEENTPTPKEKCGSWFLLVERAIIIALLFLVIILCSAQLSVIALKYEIVPKKKTGILVASFIFTVAAVVGTVLFVQGGYTAQNQAGLGLIVVPAVILVPLQYLMFGIVFESLQQATFALIGLQILGYVIAVVGFALCVSACPPLHGSVVIAGLAIMAIANLLSLAYVFIMGSRMKDHPRPGKAVEEPLNGLQSYVMCEKYTVVDTPWP
- the CD47 gene encoding leukocyte surface antigen CD47 isoform X3, which codes for MWPLAAWVLLSAVGAGSAQLIFSVTDVVEKTDCNKTVVLPCYVTNLKENNANVMFVTWKKQGKVIFSFDGARQEFFRDPAVPSANLVSRADLPKGIASLMLNSAEADVGNYSCEVTESNREGETRVELRKHSVVSCGEENTPTPKEKCGSWFLLVERAIIIALLFLVIILCSAQLSVIALKYEIVPKKKTGILVASFIFTVAAVVGTVLFVQGGYTAQNQAGLGLIVVPAVILVPLQYLMFGIVFESLQQATFALIGLQILGYVIAVVGFALCVSACPPLHGSVVIAGLAIMAIANLLSLAYVFIMGSRMKDHPRPGNHYLLYMSIRVI